The proteins below are encoded in one region of Candidatus Omnitrophota bacterium:
- a CDS encoding GspE/PulE family protein, producing the protein MADPLNIEQSLVEEGVISNSQLQTLKLEQQRSSVTLVEAIRRLKFLPEDTLVDFLCKKLHLTKFDLADYAPDKDLVSLLPMDFIWQYKVIPLFKKKDELAVGLLDPLNTSVLEELRFRTGLFIKPYLVKEDELNDALSEHFDRRKVKRDEAKPTLEATRREGAEPSVVEAINLLLLQAVKVNASDVHIEPQEGRMHIRLRVDGVLKDITPFEQNLYNAVVSRIKIMSNLDIAEKRLPQDGRFKVEMDEGSLDVRVSVMPTIQGESVVLRLLRQNKKLLTLQELGMAKENYDKYLNLIHKPSGIILVTGPTGSGKTTTLYASLTILKSSERNIITIEDPVEYQLDFCRQIQVNPKVNLLFSTGLRSILRHDPDIIMIGEIRDRETAEIAIQAALTGHLVFSTLHTNDSASAITRLIDMGIEPFLIASCLNGVVAQRLIRGLCPKCKKHMDEDALKGITLRVPKELSEKEKAGLYEAQGCQDCLYTGYSGRIGIFEIMEMAPQIGRLTVEKQSSDEIISYCRSKGMEFLYDDGWKKVLSGATSPQELLRILGT; encoded by the coding sequence ATGGCTGACCCGTTAAATATTGAACAGAGCTTAGTAGAAGAGGGAGTAATTTCCAATTCGCAGCTGCAGACGTTGAAATTAGAACAGCAGCGCAGTTCCGTGACCCTGGTTGAGGCGATACGCCGGCTGAAGTTTTTGCCCGAGGATACTTTAGTTGATTTTTTATGCAAGAAGCTGCACTTAACAAAATTTGATTTAGCCGATTACGCCCCGGATAAAGATTTAGTTTCACTTCTACCAATGGATTTTATCTGGCAATATAAAGTCATCCCTCTTTTTAAAAAGAAAGATGAATTGGCAGTAGGCCTGTTAGATCCCTTAAATACCTCGGTGTTGGAAGAATTGCGTTTTCGCACCGGCCTGTTTATCAAGCCTTATTTAGTAAAAGAAGATGAACTAAACGACGCCCTATCCGAGCATTTTGATAGAAGAAAGGTCAAGAGGGATGAGGCCAAGCCTACCTTAGAAGCGACAAGAAGAGAAGGGGCAGAGCCTTCGGTAGTTGAGGCAATCAACCTGCTTCTGTTGCAGGCAGTTAAAGTAAATGCCTCGGATGTCCATATCGAGCCGCAGGAAGGCCGGATGCATATCCGCCTGCGCGTTGACGGTGTCCTGAAGGATATCACTCCTTTTGAACAGAATCTTTATAATGCCGTAGTCTCGCGGATCAAGATTATGTCTAACCTGGATATAGCTGAAAAACGCCTGCCGCAGGATGGGCGATTCAAGGTGGAAATGGATGAGGGGTCGTTAGATGTGCGCGTTTCGGTAATGCCTACTATTCAGGGGGAGAGTGTAGTCTTAAGGTTGTTGAGGCAGAATAAAAAACTATTGACCTTACAGGAATTAGGCATGGCCAAAGAGAATTATGATAAGTACTTAAATCTTATTCATAAACCCTCGGGTATCATCCTGGTTACCGGCCCCACGGGAAGCGGTAAGACCACCACGCTTTATGCCTCTTTAACTATCTTAAAGAGTTCAGAAAGGAATATCATTACTATTGAGGACCCCGTAGAATACCAGCTGGACTTTTGCCGGCAAATCCAGGTTAACCCTAAGGTAAACCTTTTGTTTTCTACGGGTTTACGTTCTATCTTAAGGCATGACCCAGATATTATTATGATAGGAGAAATCAGGGACCGCGAGACCGCAGAGATTGCCATCCAGGCAGCCTTAACCGGGCATTTGGTATTTTCTACCTTGCATACCAATGATTCAGCTTCCGCCATTACCCGCCTTATTGATATGGGTATTGAGCCGTTCTTAATTGCCTCTTGTCTTAATGGGGTCGTAGCTCAACGTTTAATCCGGGGGCTCTGCCCCAAATGCAAAAAACATATGGATGAAGATGCCTTAAAGGGCATTACCTTGCGCGTGCCTAAGGAACTCAGCGAAAAAGAAAAGGCAGGCCTTTATGAAGCGCAAGGTTGCCAGGATTGTTTATATACGGGTTATTCCGGCCGTATCGGTATATTTGAAATTATGGAGATGGCGCCTCAAATCGGCCGGCTCACCGTTGAAAAACAGAGTTCCGACGAGATTATCAGTTACTGTCGTTCCAAGGGGATGGAATTCCTTTACGATGACGGCTGGAAAAAGGTTTTAAGCGGCGCTACTTCGCCGCAGGAGTTGTTGCGCATATTAGGAACATAA
- a CDS encoding tetratricopeptide repeat protein: MNNKYIYIILIAVSFLVYANSLNNAFVSDDIPAILNYPFISQPLRFLLEPNPLSNSLNYLIGQYNPFIYHLTNIILHALNTIFIFLFLRLFFRAEASFLGSCLFAVHPIHTEAVTWISGRPYLILSLFILGTYFLYQKANGLLVTEALPPDKNKRLIVNEKNINFKLPYYVLSLLAFSYFIIKHYTFYALLPLFLILSDVTFGSWRKAWRLWLPFLGIVILRLIIARVEVMTRVTAVAKEIGASITWTNPFFNLVYSFFSHVGLILWPAKLTLYHEPAIISAFMLKVGIAALLALAAALPFIFKKAREVFFAIALFILFLLPTYSPVMISWLVAERYAYFPSVALSIIVCFFYERYVAPVKNTQRKNLILGVLIFILSCYAVRTVVRNEDWKSPERFWRQTVLASPESPRSHNNLGDVYGQEGNVEGAIREFSKAIELKTDYADGYHNLATTYYRQGNIKEAVKIYKEAVSLNPELFESHFNLGIIYLDMGQVDSAIEELQKAAELRPQDANARQALDVAMRKKNG; the protein is encoded by the coding sequence ATGAACAATAAATACATATATATTATCTTGATTGCTGTTTCTTTCCTGGTTTATGCTAATTCCCTGAATAATGCCTTTGTCTCGGATGATATCCCGGCTATACTGAATTATCCTTTTATCTCCCAGCCTCTGCGTTTTTTGCTTGAACCTAACCCCCTTTCCAACTCATTGAATTACTTAATAGGCCAGTATAACCCTTTTATATATCATTTGACTAATATTATCCTGCACGCGCTCAATACAATCTTCATATTTTTATTTTTACGCCTGTTCTTCCGGGCCGAAGCCAGTTTCTTAGGCAGTTGTTTATTTGCCGTGCACCCTATCCATACAGAAGCGGTGACCTGGATTTCCGGCAGGCCCTATCTAATCTTATCTTTGTTTATCCTGGGCACTTATTTTTTATACCAGAAAGCCAACGGCCTGTTGGTAACGGAAGCCCTGCCTCCTGATAAAAACAAACGTCTTATCGTGAATGAGAAAAACATTAATTTTAAGCTCCCGTATTACGTTCTTTCCCTGTTGGCCTTTAGCTATTTTATAATTAAGCACTATACATTTTATGCCCTTTTGCCTTTATTTTTGATTTTATCCGATGTAACCTTTGGCAGTTGGCGTAAGGCCTGGAGGCTGTGGTTGCCTTTCTTAGGCATTGTAATTTTAAGGCTCATCATAGCAAGGGTTGAGGTAATGACCCGGGTTACTGCCGTAGCCAAGGAGATCGGAGCCAGCATAACCTGGACTAACCCGTTTTTTAATTTAGTCTATTCTTTCTTTTCGCACGTAGGTTTAATCCTCTGGCCGGCGAAACTTACTTTATACCATGAGCCGGCGATAATTTCCGCTTTTATGCTTAAAGTAGGGATAGCCGCTTTGTTGGCCTTAGCAGCCGCCTTGCCTTTTATCTTTAAGAAGGCAAGAGAGGTATTTTTTGCGATTGCGCTTTTTATTTTATTCCTTTTACCCACTTATAGCCCGGTGATGATTAGCTGGTTGGTTGCAGAAAGGTATGCATACTTCCCTTCGGTAGCCTTAAGTATTATTGTTTGTTTCTTTTATGAGAGATATGTCGCCCCGGTAAAGAATACGCAGAGAAAGAATTTAATATTAGGCGTTTTAATATTTATCCTCTCTTGCTATGCCGTGCGCACAGTGGTAAGAAACGAGGACTGGAAGTCCCCGGAGAGGTTCTGGCGCCAGACCGTTTTAGCCTCGCCGGAGAGCCCCCGCTCGCACAATAACTTAGGCGATGTCTACGGACAGGAAGGCAATGTAGAAGGGGCGATCAGGGAATTTAGCAAAGCAATAGAACTCAAAACTGATTATGCCGACGGCTACCATAACCTGGCTACTACTTATTACCGGCAGGGCAATATCAAAGAGGCAGTTAAGATTTATAAAGAAGCGGTTTCTTTGAATCCGGAATTATTCGAATCTCATTTTAATTTAGGCATTATTTATCTGGATATGGGACAGGTAGACTCGGCTATAGAAGAATTACAGAAAGCAGCCGAGCTTAGGCCGCAGGATGCTAATGCCCGGCAAGCACTGGATGTTGCTATGAGGAAAAAGAACGGTTAA
- a CDS encoding prepilin-type N-terminal cleavage/methylation domain-containing protein, with protein MKKRAFTPLETTGRQRKNTVSLTGFTLVEVMVALSIFMVVIGLLMTAIVGGFRAFGQGQKMAQREQRKRFVFFRLGKDVSSITSITYPGNYFKGDENSFFLSSTRRITC; from the coding sequence ATGAAAAAAAGAGCTTTTACCCCATTAGAGACTACAGGTAGACAGAGAAAGAATACGGTGTCTCTAACGGGGTTTACTTTAGTCGAGGTGATGGTCGCCCTGTCTATATTTATGGTGGTCATCGGCCTGCTTATGACAGCTATAGTGGGAGGTTTTCGTGCCTTTGGCCAGGGCCAGAAGATGGCCCAGAGGGAGCAGAGGAAGCGTTTTGTCTTTTTCCGTCTGGGTAAGGATGTATCCTCCATAACCTCTATTACTTATCCGGGGAATTACTTTAAGGGCGACGAAAATAGTTTTTTTTTATCTTCAACCAGGAGGATAACCTGTTAG